CCTCTATGCCGACGTAGCGACATTGATTGCGCCCGGGGGCACGGGGAAAACCACGATCCTGCTGCATGAAGCGGTGTCTATTGCACTGGGACGTGATGTCTGGGGCATGGTGACCCGTGCGCCAGGGTGGACGCTGATCGTCACCGCGGAGGATCCACGGGAAGCCCTCGCCGCCAGGCTGCGCGAGATCATGGACGCTATGGAATTGCAGCCCCCGGAGCGGCGCATCGTTTTAGATCGTGTGCGGGTATGGGACGTGACCGGCCTGGACGTGCGTCTTGTGCATGCCGCAGGCGGGAGCATCTTCGCCGGAGGGTTGGTAGATCGCATCGTCAACGCCTACCGCGACGATCCGCCCGTGATGGTGGTCTTCGATCCCCTTGTGAGTTTCGGCGCGTCCGAGGAATCGGTGAACACGAATGAACAAGCCCTGATTACCGCCGCTCGGCGGATCGTTCGCGGCCTGGGCTGTTGCGTCCGACTGGTGCACCACACCGGCAAGGCGGTGGCCCGAGACAGGACGCTGGACCAGTACGCCGGCCGGGGCGGTTCCGCGCTGGCGGACGGTGCCCGCATGGTAGCGGTCTTGCAGCCCTACGCCCTCGAGAGAGGCGGAACCCATCGCCCCCCGCCGACCCTACGCCATGAGCCTGACACCAACATCGTCGCGCTGGCAAGACCCAAGTTGAGCTATG
This portion of the Methylococcus mesophilus genome encodes:
- a CDS encoding AAA family ATPase — protein: MRATAERRLDDLADQLAGSAPVDPPPPEALRLTEEEISAATLSPRCIVQDYLYADVATLIAPGGTGKTTILLHEAVSIALGRDVWGMVTRAPGWTLIVTAEDPREALAARLREIMDAMELQPPERRIVLDRVRVWDVTGLDVRLVHAAGGSIFAGGLVDRIVNAYRDDPPVMVVFDPLVSFGASEESVNTNEQALITAARRIVRGLGCCVRLVHHTGKAVARDRTLDQYAGRGGSALADGARMVAVLQPYALERGGTHRPPPTLRHEPDTNIVALARPKLSYAKPNLPIIWIKRAGYAFEHAIETKAAPEQVRKAEAEQLERFLVSELARDRRHSKATLDAAFGSIALSRSAGRTALAELLVSGRAVEAELPNERRQGGRKTYLHPVAYPANTNGEVHTESSIAKESTSPLSTSPPPYRKENGGEVDAANSFPCSSTPPHEIGEVRRG